The Miscanthus floridulus cultivar M001 unplaced genomic scaffold, ASM1932011v1 os_1136, whole genome shotgun sequence genome contains the following window.
tcgtATCAAGAAaattgcttctatggttgacctttcgggcatGAACCCAAATTGGTTCGTAGAGATCCGCGTTCGATCAAAAAATATTGTTAGACAtgctatagctatatccccgagacatctccacaccttgattggaaaATCATCAGGGCCCATCACCTTACCCCCTTTAATCCTTTTCAGAGCTTCTCTAACATCAATAATTCTTGGATCCTCTGCATAAAGctcctattggtgtcatcaaacgagttgtCCAACTGGACGATTGTGTTctcattctcaccattgaatagtTTGTCAAAATAATCTTGACATCTATGTTTGATCACATTCTCCTTCAtcaagagctgctccctctcatccttagTGCACTTAACTTGATTGAAGTCCCTCGTCTTCCTATCATGAGCCCTAGTCATCCTATAAATATCCTTCTCTCCTTTCTTCGTACTCAGatattggtaaagatcctcgtaggcctgcccctttgcctcactcactgCTTG
Protein-coding sequences here:
- the LOC136533718 gene encoding uncharacterized protein; the encoded protein is MCKGLLRRRKIAISACYHDKSADNKEKYKVTKKIAKQAVSEAKGQAYEDLYQYLSTKKGEKDIYRMTRAHDRKTRDFNQVKCTKDEREQLLMKENVIKHRCQDYFDKLFNGENENTIVQLDNSFDDTNRSFMQRIQELLMLEKL